The stretch of DNA agatttacatccgagagattgttcgccttcacggtgtaccagtttccatcatttcagatagaggcacgcagcttacatcgcagttttggagagccgtgcagcgagagttgggcacccaggttgagttgatcacaacatttcaccctcagactgtTATATCCCACATTTATATATAAAGGTTTCATCATAatttaatcgacgtagactcggggatgagattatcttgaggttatacgcatttatgctacttataataagcgataagtaagtgccgtgaaggataaagggtaaacgaatcaaagaaaatgagttttgttgaagggtgtcgatttgggataaaatacggtccgagccataatacccgatatttatggactggtgccatacaaggtaccccatgaccacgatagtagggtacgtaaagtgtattaaaagtgagtagtattttaaataatttgagataattcttaactatGAGGATTATTGGTTATTGGgagaattaacaagttaattaaaattagtggataattaattaataaacttGGGATAAGCTTAACCcctccccaacgtggcagcaccccCCCTTTCCCAATTTATGACTATTGAAAGAGACTTAAAGGTGTCACACTTGGAAAAGTTATGTGACACCAAGCTTAATTATGTGGGGCCTACCTAAAAGTAAGGATAACATTTATAATCTCTTAAGAAAAGATTTCAAGGAAAGTAACGTTCTTTCTAAGAGTTTCAGCCAAGATTCCTTACACAGTAATGTTATTTCTTATCTCTTAAGAAAGAGTTCAACAAAGATGATTTTCCAAATAGCAACGTTATTGCTAAGTTCTTAAGGAAAAGCTTCAGCCAAGATTATCTTTGCATAGCAACGTTATTGCTTCGGGTATTTCATACGAATtgttccctatttcgatctcgtTGTTATGTGTTTCATCGCGATTAGCGTGTGTTAGACGGATTGTCTAGAggatcggctcaggtatgttaaggctatcccttctttctttttggcatgatacaaatgaaacgagcaaaatacgcaactttcataaatgactctattcataggagtattagaggtgcctatgttcttgaattcccatgtatcttattatttcatcttatgttcatgggtctcagaaaatacgtagttgataaagtttgtctgAAAGGTATATTGATCATATTaacatatttttatgtattttattcatttatacatgcacattaacccatgaccaaatggcgttatatatgcgtatatatatatatatgtacttatatgtatatgggatatgggaaaaagttacagcgttatatacgcgccaccacctgatcagctggtttATGtggatgattttgcccacaatagccgagatgatatgatggaatgacctcagaggcttgatgatgttatgtacacctatacctatgcatgacacgacatttatacgcacgtacatgacattataaatgtttcaggatttacaaagtgatttagacttacagtcggaattctttattccatgtttcatgtatgtctgttatgtactaatttttatgccttacatactcggtacattattcgtactgatgccctatttcccggggcctgcgtttcatgcccgcaggtgcaggtagacaagttgacggtcccccttcttaggagcCCTATTCGTACTGGAGTTGCTTTTGATTTTAGtatgatatgcttgtatacatatatgggtatgatgtagcccagtcccgtccttgtatAGTTGTATATTCTAATAGAGGTCTACAGAcagtatgtatagttggatagtatgtggccttgccggcttccagttttgggtatatagttgtctatagcatccttgtcggctcgccctacatATTCTgcacgtatatgtatatatgtcttttgggcaaaTTTCCCTCATAcatgttattctcgtaattcagCAGATATTATTCATGTTTACATTTTATACGCATGctcaggggtgttcgacaggtaggactcgggtactcatcgcggcccatcggtttgggtcgtgacaaaagtggtatcagagcagttttgtcctagggttgtctacagaccgtgtctagtagagtcttgtttatgggtgtgttgtgaaccacacttatagacaggaggctacaggacatataggatgttgtCATCtgttcttatcttagatcgtgcgatataacaATTCATGTTCTTAACGATATGTTACATTTTCAGCAATGCCTCCGAAGACTACAGTCGCCCAGAAGGGAAAGTCTGTGGTTAGTGAGACTACTAGTCGAGTGCCACGAGTTAGCAGGGCacggggagagtctcatagtgagattacATCTCAGTgttcacataccccgccctctccagatgagctccgaggggcaccagctccaacgCCCACCCCTGTACGTccagctcctcagccagatgcaccgggtTAGGAGATGAGAGATACTATTCAGctattaactcgattagtagccgTACAGGCTCGGCGTCAGGAGGTAGgaattggtcatgcagataggtccgtcagtgcgagggttcatgatttcattaatttggaccctccggtattcactggGGTAGATCCAAACgaagaccctcaggtatttatcgatagaatgcagaggactttgagggtaatgaaggccactgcgactgagtcagttgagctagcttcctatagactttaggatgttgcagttaattggtacgagtattgggagttgtccagacgtgaggatgcccctccagtAGTATGGAcggagtttacagaggcttttcttcatcattatcttCTACCAGAGTTTAGATTGGCCAGAGTtaataggttcttgaccctttggCAGGGTAACATGTGTGTTCGAAAGTACAGTTTTCAGTTTGATTCGTTGGCTAGGTATTCTCCCACTATcgtatctaagatggaggatcgggttcaccggttcgtgatggggttagagccgcacttgcttaataattgtatgtcggtctcacttcagccagacatggatatttctcgtgTTCATGCATACGCTCAGGTTGTAGAGGAGCATAAGCAAAAGTAGAGAGCTGATCGTGAGCATGAAAGGGCCTAGAATAAGAGAGCGAGgtcttcgggtccttctggtgaaTTTTGAGGCGGTCAGAGACAACAATACCTGAGGCATCCAGCCCAGCTATCAGATAGCGCACCCCCTCAGTTGGGTGGTAAGAGATATGATCGTTTCTCAAATTCAAGGCCTGGTCAGAATTCCAgggcctcaagttctcagtataggggtgagtcaagtcagataagGCCTCCCTTGCTACGATGTGGCCattgtggtaagcagcatgccggGCAGTGTCGTatagggttgggtgtttgttatacttgtggttatccaggccacgttatgagggATTGTCTGACGAGAGGTGATACAAGCATAGCtcagccagcgggatctgtagctggttcgtcatcatcagtatgcCCCCCTGGGCAAGGTTCACAATCACCaatgggtcgtggtagaggcagaggcagagcatctagttcgagcggtcctcagaaccgtaTTTATGCGTTAGAAGGACAACAGGATCAGGAGTCATcgcctgatgttgttacaggtatattatcagtctcctcatatgatgtatatgcactgattgacccaggttccaccttatcatatgttactccgttggttgctagtaagtttggaataaaacctgaattggttaaaccttttgaggtgtctacacctgttggggactcAGTGATAGCTAAGGGAGTATATAGAGGTTGTAtaatagtagttcatagtcgatctacagtagtggacctaattgagttagatatggtagaatttgatttTATAATGGGTacggattggttggcttcttgtcatgccaacgttgattgtagatcaaagatagtccgatttcaatttccaggggagcctgttttggagtggaaaggtaataccgggtcttcctccagagcgagaaattgagtttgctattgacctactaCCACATACgcacccaatatatattcctccctatagaatggcccccgcagagctgaaagagttgaaggaacaactaaaggacttgcttgaaaaaggctttatcagacctagtacatcaccgtggggagcacctatgttatttgtgaggaagaaagatggttccttacggatgtgtattgattatagacagttgaataaggtgacgatcagaataagtacccgctcccgaggattgatgatttatttgatcagttgcaaggtgccaagtgtttctcaaaaatagatttgaggtccggttaccatcaagtaagggttaaggagaaagatattccaaaaacagcaTTCAtgaccagatacgggcactttgagtttcgtgttatgtcgttcggtttgaccaatgacccagcagtattcatgaatttgatgaaccTTATGTTCAGAccctttttagatctgttcgtaattgtatttattgacgatatattggtatattctcgttcagaggctgagcatgcagatcatttcgtactgtgctcagagttctacaaaaagggaagttgtatgcaaaattctctaaatgtcaCTTCTGGTTGAACTCTGTAGCTTTCCTTAGGCATATCATTTTGGGTGAAGGTATCTGGGTTTATACACAAACGATTGAGGAaataaagacttggcctagacccacgacaccgacggaggttcgtagctttctcggtttggcaggttaatacaggagatttgtagagggattttcttccctttcagcacctttgacaaagttgactcagaagggagcaaagtttcagtggactgatgcttgcaaACAGAGTtttcaggcattgaaggacagattaacttcagcaccggttctaacgctcccagaagggaccgatggttatgatatctattgtgacgcttcaggcgttggattgggttgtatacagatgcagcatggtaaggttgtagcttatgcttcttgACAACTAAGaaatcacgagaagaattacccgacccacgatttaggaTTAGCCgcagtgattcatgcactaaagatatggaggcactaattgtatggcattcatgtttatatctatacggatcataagagcctccagtatatcttcaagcaaaaggaattgaatttacgtcaaaggagatggttggagctacttaaagattatgacgttgatattttataccatccggggaaggcgaacgtAGTAGctgacgccctcagccgtagatctatgggtagcctgtcatatttacagctagagaagaggggaatagcccatgagattcatcagctagccagTTTTGGAGTTCGATTATTGGATTCAGGTGATACCAGAATTATTATTTAGGACAaggcaacatcctctttagtaactaaagtgaaggaatgccagtacgaggatccgatgttagttcattatagggatacGACCCCTcggaaggagaagacaccatttgagattacagaagatggggtcctcagatatcgaggacgattatgtgtcccaAATGTTGCATGGCTGCGTcgacaggttatgggagaaactcattattctcattattctatccatccaggagcgacaaagatgtatcatgatatcagggaagtatattggtgggacggaatgaaaaaggatatagaaGAGTTTGTTGTTCAGTGCCCTAATTGTTAGCAGGTCAAGATTGAGCATCAATAAACCGGTGGGTTATTGCAAGCTATGGAGATtctgacttggaaatgggaagtaatcaatatggatttcatcgtaggatTACCtcatacccagcgtaagttcgattctatatgggtgattgttgataggcttacaaaatcagcccattttatgcccgttaggactacatattccctagaggattatgcaaggctttatattaaggagatagtacgattgtatggtgtccctatatctattatctcggatagaggagctcaatttacagctaacttctggaggtccttccaaaaaggattgggactcaggtaagtcttagtacagcatttcatccctagacagacggacaggctgagcgtactattcagacacttgaggatatgttacgggcttgtgtgatagacttcaggggtagctgggatgatcatctgtcGCTTATTGatttcgcatataataatagctaccattcaagtattcagatggctccatacgaagctctttatgggcgaaagtgtaggtcgcctatagggtggttcgatgttggggaaactacgttagtaggaccagaattggtacaacaggcaatcaagaaaattaagcttatacaggaaacgctattagcagctcaaagcagtcagaagtcttatgcggataatcgacggcgagacttggagtttcagattGACGACatggtattcctaaaggtatcaccgatgaaaggtgttatgaggttcggtaagaaaggaaaacttaaccctcggtacattggactatataggatcatacgcaaggtaggccaggtagcatatgagttagacttgccttcggacttggagtctgtacatccagtctttcgtGTGTCTATGCTCCATAAATGTATCGGAAATCTTTCCAGAATTGTGTCAGTTGACgacgttcaggtcacagagcagctatcatatgaatAATCTCCCATTGCTATATTAGAcagacaagttcggagattgagaactaaagacgtagcttcggtgaaagtactttggagaaacagcaatgtggaagaaatgacttgggaggccgaagaagacatgaagtctataTATCCTCACTTATTTCCTCTTCTAGAGAAGGGTCCGACTGAGACATTACAACCTTAAGTTACGTGTATGGATTGTTGTGTCAATtgttgtcattggtcgtgtgaggccattgtcatTATTGATGATTATTGTCCTATGTGGCgttaaattattgagtttctataGGAAGAGTTGGTCATAGTAttgttacaaaggcgactctaCCAAAGtttatatagatcccggg from Nicotiana tomentosiformis chromosome 11, ASM39032v3, whole genome shotgun sequence encodes:
- the LOC138901518 gene encoding uncharacterized protein, which gives rise to MRFFELARHAVWLVPTDRKRIRRFFDGLTYQLGLLMTRGRVSGAIFDEVVDIAWQIEMVRSQERGEREAKRPSGSGDFSGVPLGGHVMRDCLTRGDTSIAQPAGSVAGSSSSVCPPGQGSQSPMGRGRGRGRASSSSGPQNRIYALEGQQDQESSPDVVTAPLTKLTQKGAKFQWTDACKQSFQALKDRLTSAPVLTLPEGTDGYDIYCDASGVGLGCIQMQHGKDKATSSLVTKVKECQYEDPMLVHYRDTTPRKEKTPFEITEDGVLRYRGRLCVPNVAWLRRQVMGETHYSHYSIHPGATKMYHDIREVYWWDGMKKDIEEFVVQCPNC